In Saccharicrinis fermentans DSM 9555 = JCM 21142, a genomic segment contains:
- a CDS encoding chemotaxis protein CheW has translation MEDINNSYLSFKVGSETFAIHVSKVNEIREYEVPRNMPESISFMTGVIDHREEVIPVIDTGVKFGMKPIEITPLTCIIIIDVKRKDDDSTLKMAILTDAVSDVFEAEEKDFKNIDNDYSPNYIQAAINIDEQFYLILNSDEVFSQNEIIELSRIVDEIKK, from the coding sequence ATGGAAGATATTAATAATTCATATCTGTCTTTTAAGGTGGGGTCGGAGACCTTTGCAATTCATGTAAGCAAGGTGAATGAAATACGCGAATATGAAGTGCCGCGTAACATGCCAGAATCTATTTCCTTTATGACTGGTGTTATCGATCATAGAGAAGAAGTGATTCCTGTGATTGATACAGGTGTTAAGTTTGGGATGAAACCCATTGAAATAACACCTTTGACCTGCATCATTATTATTGATGTTAAAAGAAAAGATGATGATTCTACTTTAAAAATGGCCATTCTTACAGATGCCGTAAGCGATGTTTTTGAGGCTGAAGAGAAAGATTTTAAGAACATTGATAATGATTACAGTCCTAATTATATTCAGGCTGCAATTAATATAGATGAACAGTTTTATTTGATTTTGAACTCAGATGAGGTGTTCAGTCAAAATGAGATTATAGAACTAAGCAGAATTGTTGATGAAATAAAAAAATAG
- a CDS encoding chemotaxis protein CheW, which translates to MEGEFVTIISFGLGEQTFAFDSLKVRNILPYEGNLTKVPNTREFILGVINLHGNIVPVTDMRKIMDMEDAERTKDTSIIIVSPEDKLESQFGIMVDMVKEVFEVPLDQIKPAVFENKMGLIECFEGTVKVKDEFVHLIDLTHVVSQIERKN; encoded by the coding sequence ATGGAAGGTGAATTTGTAACAATAATTTCCTTTGGTCTTGGCGAACAAACATTTGCTTTTGATAGTCTTAAGGTACGTAATATACTCCCTTACGAAGGGAATTTGACCAAAGTGCCCAATACACGTGAGTTTATCTTAGGTGTTATTAATCTGCATGGTAACATTGTACCAGTGACAGATATGAGAAAAATAATGGATATGGAAGATGCGGAACGTACAAAGGATACGTCTATCATTATAGTGTCGCCTGAAGATAAGTTAGAATCTCAATTCGGTATTATGGTTGACATGGTTAAAGAGGTTTTTGAAGTACCTTTGGATCAAATAAAACCAGCCGTATTTGAAAATAAAATGGGTTTGATCGAATGCTTTGAAGGTACGGTTAAGGTAAAAGATGAATTTGTTCATCTGATTGATTTAACGCATGTTGTATCACAAATTGAACGAAAAAATTAA
- a CDS encoding chemotaxis protein CheA: MIDKFRAKFVEESLDNVHDLEEALLLLENDRSDKEIIERIFRAMHSLKGGGAMFGFNDLSEFTHHLETVYDWVRNGKLAVSEEIISVTFNAIDQIKYLLDVGDLSDNSDKQELAALTRKVQGLVSDSAVEKPVEESKDNNISEEKPSDHSKTYLINFKPHANILQNGTNVMFLLDDLHALGKAVVLFNDEKVPELSKLEAQECYVSWDIVLNTSEALNEIQDVFIFVEDECDLVITEVFDGDIIDHVLFEEIISKCQRKEEKLSAALLKGISWGGEEKKVSAEKAKKPQLKEHKISSIRVASNKIDELVNLVSELVTIQAQLNLYAEKKSGDPQIIMLSENIQKLTRQLRDNAFEISLIPIQNDLMRFQRLVRDLSKELNKEIDFIIEGGDIELDKNIIEHLTDPLLHMIRNCVDHAIEMPDERIKKGKNPKGNIIFRAYYEGANVIIKIIDDGKGIDPNFILNKAINKGLVEEGVELSKKEILDLVFKSGFSTKEQVSDLSGRGVGMDVVKRKIGEIRGEVSIDSEVDKGTTVTLELPLTLSIIDGLLVTVAQSQYVIPISAIEKIYPLEKEDKKNIFNDVITLGGEQFPVIGLRSVFKEAITDEKEHIIQVKYEDRQIGLIVDEVIGEYQTVVKPFGRLLKDQEVISGASIMGDGSVAMVIDTNRLVQFHSNQKLHK; this comes from the coding sequence ATGATTGATAAGTTTAGAGCCAAATTTGTTGAAGAATCACTCGACAATGTGCATGACCTCGAAGAAGCTTTGTTGCTACTTGAAAATGATAGGTCAGACAAAGAAATAATTGAACGTATTTTTAGAGCTATGCACTCTCTGAAGGGTGGTGGAGCTATGTTTGGTTTTAATGATTTGAGTGAGTTTACGCACCATTTAGAAACTGTTTATGACTGGGTTAGGAATGGAAAACTGGCTGTTTCTGAAGAGATTATTTCGGTCACTTTTAATGCTATTGACCAAATAAAATATCTGCTGGATGTGGGTGATTTATCCGATAATTCAGATAAACAGGAATTGGCAGCATTAACACGTAAAGTACAAGGATTAGTATCCGATTCTGCGGTGGAAAAACCGGTTGAAGAATCCAAGGATAACAATATTTCGGAAGAGAAGCCTTCTGATCACTCCAAAACATATTTAATCAACTTTAAGCCTCATGCAAACATTCTGCAAAATGGAACCAATGTTATGTTTTTGTTGGATGATTTACATGCCTTGGGTAAGGCTGTTGTCTTGTTCAACGATGAAAAGGTTCCTGAGTTAAGCAAATTAGAAGCACAAGAATGTTATGTTAGTTGGGATATAGTTTTAAATACGAGTGAGGCACTTAACGAAATTCAAGATGTATTTATCTTTGTGGAGGATGAGTGTGATTTAGTGATTACAGAGGTATTTGATGGTGATATTATCGATCATGTTTTGTTTGAGGAGATTATATCTAAGTGCCAACGTAAGGAGGAGAAATTAAGTGCTGCATTACTTAAAGGAATATCCTGGGGAGGAGAAGAAAAAAAAGTATCCGCTGAAAAAGCAAAGAAACCGCAATTAAAGGAACATAAGATTTCCAGCATCAGGGTGGCATCCAATAAAATTGATGAACTGGTTAATTTGGTAAGTGAGTTGGTGACCATTCAGGCACAACTAAATTTGTATGCAGAAAAGAAAAGCGGTGATCCACAAATCATTATGCTTTCTGAAAATATACAGAAGTTAACTCGACAATTGAGGGATAATGCCTTTGAAATTAGCCTGATTCCTATTCAAAATGATTTGATGAGGTTTCAACGGCTGGTGCGTGATTTATCTAAGGAACTGAATAAGGAAATAGATTTTATCATTGAAGGTGGCGATATTGAGTTGGATAAGAATATTATTGAGCACTTAACCGATCCATTACTTCATATGATACGAAATTGTGTGGATCATGCCATTGAGATGCCTGATGAACGTATTAAAAAGGGAAAGAATCCCAAAGGAAATATCATATTCAGGGCCTATTACGAAGGTGCTAATGTAATTATAAAGATTATTGACGACGGTAAGGGTATTGATCCTAATTTCATCTTGAATAAGGCCATTAATAAGGGGCTGGTTGAAGAAGGGGTTGAGCTAAGTAAAAAGGAGATTCTAGATTTGGTTTTTAAGAGTGGATTCTCTACCAAAGAACAAGTATCAGACCTGTCGGGTCGCGGTGTTGGAATGGATGTCGTTAAACGAAAAATTGGTGAAATAAGGGGAGAAGTCTCCATTGATTCAGAAGTGGATAAGGGGACTACAGTAACTTTAGAGTTACCCTTAACGCTATCTATCATTGATGGACTACTGGTTACAGTTGCTCAATCGCAATATGTCATTCCTATTTCTGCGATTGAAAAAATTTATCCTTTGGAAAAAGAGGATAAGAAAAATATTTTCAATGATGTGATTACTTTAGGTGGAGAACAATTCCCTGTCATTGGATTGAGGAGTGTTTTTAAGGAAGCGATTACGGATGAAAAGGAACACATTATTCAAGTCAAATACGAGGATAGACAAATTGGTTTAATAGTAGATGAAGTAATTGGAGAATACCAAACAGTGGTTAAACCATTTGGAAGGCTGTTGAAAGATCAGGAAGTGATTTCTGGAGCTTCTATTATGGGGGATGGTTCTGTTGCTATGGTGATAGATACTAATAGGTTAGTTCAATTTCATTCGAACCAAAAATTACATAAATAA
- a CDS encoding Hpt domain-containing protein codes for MIEKIKKGFINDTLNDLKTIENDLNADMANNAPEGVVEKVFMTVHKIKGTAPMVGIEGLDDIAVKMERVYNAIRNGNLSLSEEIVSNTMKLIPALKAELSNIQQNNLDSEDVNKSLRFFESLI; via the coding sequence ATGATAGAAAAGATAAAAAAAGGTTTTATCAACGATACGCTTAATGATCTAAAGACCATCGAAAATGATTTAAATGCCGATATGGCAAACAATGCACCTGAGGGTGTTGTTGAAAAGGTGTTTATGACAGTGCACAAAATTAAAGGTACTGCACCAATGGTTGGCATTGAAGGTCTCGATGATATTGCCGTGAAAATGGAACGGGTCTATAATGCGATCAGAAATGGTAACCTTTCTTTGTCAGAGGAAATAGTATCCAATACGATGAAGCTTATTCCTGCTTTGAAAGCAGAATTGAGCAATATCCAACAGAATAACCTTGATTCGGAAGACGTTAATAAATCATTACGTTTTTTTGAGTCTCTAATCTAG
- a CDS encoding response regulator, with protein MAKTVLIVDDSESIREVVNFTLQNEGYEVLVGIDGEDALQFLDGRTIDIIITDLHMPNLDGLGLIRKVREIDAYKHIPILFLTTESQAAKKMEAKQAGATGWIIKPFVPAKLLSAISRVLR; from the coding sequence ATGGCTAAAACAGTTCTTATTGTTGACGATTCTGAAAGTATCAGGGAAGTTGTAAATTTCACCTTGCAAAACGAAGGGTACGAAGTTTTGGTAGGTATTGATGGGGAGGATGCTCTTCAGTTTTTAGATGGAAGAACCATCGATATTATCATTACCGACTTGCATATGCCTAATCTAGATGGCTTGGGTTTAATACGTAAAGTAAGGGAAATAGATGCCTATAAGCATATTCCTATTTTGTTTCTGACAACAGAATCGCAAGCGGCTAAAAAGATGGAAGCGAAACAAGCCGGTGCGACAGGGTGGATTATTAAACCATTTGTTCCAGCTAAACTATTAAGTGCTATTTCAAGAGTTTTAAGATGA
- a CDS encoding methyl-accepting chemotaxis protein, with the protein MKIKLNIAQKLIAGFSILLLAILINGVSTYFTLNNSRSLSDQITGVYSPSEQNIQQLKDMVISSKALIKSWVFIDRQPGTSDKVVLENLHTKDYPALIEKLTKNQKQWDKSDQDIFNSIKLKTDSLFTKHQYIMSSLNSFEAYDDVMVIFEVEPMVQEDGEIITLSNEIVEELTVLVDKFNGLNTASLKEMDDSFAWFNGFVLMMVIILVVVSVVIAFWLYKSIVEPLTKGVAFAQAIGKGDLTAELEIEQDDEIGKLADALKAMALNIKNIVIAIKENANDLVSSGKSVKDSSVQLSKGSADQAASAEEVSTSIEEMVANIDQNTENAVQTEKITVETAQDVNVADKLSSEAASSMKSVAEKITIIGDIAFQTNILALNAAVEAARAGEHGRGFSVVAAEVRKLAERSKVAADEIHSLVNGGLKVSQEAGEKSRLLVPDIEKTTQLIKEISAASLEQKTGAEQINMAMQQLNLITQENASSSDELTQSAEQLAELADRLKEAVSFFTIGDEGNEQTSTVNQDLDSHAETKKKASGVQKKPRQTNVSGGKDDLINLEREMDMDNYEKF; encoded by the coding sequence ATGAAAATAAAATTAAATATCGCACAAAAACTGATTGCTGGTTTTAGTATTCTATTGCTGGCAATTCTTATTAATGGAGTTTCTACTTATTTTACCCTAAATAATAGTCGTTCTTTAAGTGATCAGATTACCGGAGTGTATAGTCCGTCAGAACAAAATATACAACAGTTGAAGGACATGGTTATTAGTTCCAAGGCTTTGATAAAAAGTTGGGTTTTTATTGACAGACAGCCTGGTACTTCCGATAAGGTAGTACTTGAAAATTTGCACACAAAAGATTATCCTGCTTTAATTGAAAAGCTTACTAAAAATCAAAAGCAGTGGGATAAATCTGATCAGGATATCTTTAACTCAATTAAGTTAAAAACCGATTCATTGTTTACCAAACATCAATATATCATGAGTAGTTTGAACTCGTTTGAGGCTTATGATGATGTTATGGTGATATTTGAGGTGGAACCTATGGTTCAGGAAGACGGTGAAATCATCACATTGAGTAACGAAATTGTGGAGGAATTAACGGTATTGGTTGATAAGTTTAATGGATTAAATACTGCATCTCTTAAAGAAATGGATGATTCATTTGCTTGGTTCAACGGATTTGTGTTGATGATGGTTATTATTTTGGTGGTTGTTTCTGTTGTTATTGCTTTTTGGTTGTACAAGAGTATTGTGGAGCCTTTAACAAAAGGAGTTGCTTTTGCGCAGGCCATTGGAAAGGGTGATTTAACAGCTGAACTTGAGATTGAGCAAGATGATGAAATCGGAAAATTAGCTGATGCTCTTAAAGCTATGGCTTTAAATATCAAAAATATTGTAATAGCAATTAAAGAGAATGCAAACGATCTAGTATCTAGTGGAAAGAGCGTTAAAGATAGTTCAGTACAGTTGTCAAAAGGATCTGCTGATCAAGCAGCCTCCGCTGAGGAGGTGTCTACCTCTATTGAAGAGATGGTTGCCAATATTGATCAAAACACGGAGAACGCTGTTCAAACAGAGAAAATTACTGTTGAAACCGCACAAGATGTAAATGTAGCAGATAAGCTGTCGTCAGAAGCAGCTAGTTCTATGAAGAGTGTGGCTGAAAAAATTACGATTATTGGGGATATTGCTTTTCAAACCAATATATTGGCACTGAATGCTGCCGTAGAGGCTGCTCGTGCCGGAGAGCATGGTCGAGGTTTCTCTGTAGTAGCTGCCGAAGTACGTAAGCTGGCTGAGAGAAGTAAAGTGGCTGCAGATGAAATTCATAGCCTGGTGAATGGCGGACTAAAAGTTTCACAAGAAGCGGGTGAGAAATCGCGCTTATTGGTGCCAGATATTGAAAAAACAACTCAGCTCATTAAAGAAATTTCAGCAGCAAGTTTAGAGCAAAAAACAGGGGCCGAGCAGATTAATATGGCTATGCAGCAGTTAAACCTGATTACTCAGGAAAATGCTTCTTCATCTGATGAGTTAACACAAAGCGCCGAGCAGTTGGCCGAGTTAGCAGATAGGTTAAAAGAAGCTGTTAGTTTCTTTACCATCGGCGATGAAGGTAATGAACAGACAAGTACTGTTAATCAGGATTTGGATAGTCACGCGGAAACAAAGAAAAAAGCGTCAGGTGTACAAAAGAAACCTCGCCAAACCAATGTGTCCGGAGGAAAAGATGACTTGATTAACCTGGAAAGAGAAATGGATATGGATAATTATGAAAAATTCTAG
- a CDS encoding YfiR family protein produces MRKILLLLILMVAVPKIGSSQVEKYKSVFTLNFIRYIGWPDDAKQGDFVIGVLKNSKIADWLVKQSGGKKFGYQNVVIKQFNSVDEVTDCQVLYVSSSVNFSRHSETLFSKIGKSSLVITEAEGATKHGSVINFVVRDNNLKFEIHDLNAKNLGLSISSKLSNMAAAIKK; encoded by the coding sequence ATGAGGAAAATCTTACTGCTCTTAATACTTATGGTGGCGGTTCCAAAGATTGGTTCCAGTCAAGTTGAAAAGTACAAGTCTGTATTTACACTAAACTTTATCCGTTATATAGGATGGCCAGATGATGCCAAACAAGGTGACTTTGTTATTGGTGTCTTAAAAAATTCGAAAATTGCGGATTGGCTGGTTAAACAATCAGGTGGTAAAAAGTTCGGTTATCAGAATGTAGTCATTAAGCAGTTTAATTCTGTGGATGAAGTGACTGATTGCCAGGTGTTATATGTTTCTTCTAGTGTTAATTTTTCGCGTCATTCGGAAACTTTGTTTTCAAAGATTGGTAAAAGTTCACTGGTAATTACCGAGGCCGAAGGGGCTACCAAACACGGTTCAGTTATTAACTTCGTAGTTAGGGATAATAATTTGAAGTTTGAAATTCATGATTTAAACGCAAAAAATTTAGGTCTTAGTATAAGTTCCAAACTTTCTAATATGGCGGCTGCTATTAAAAAGTAG
- a CDS encoding efflux RND transporter permease subunit: MWIFIARTILKNRILFLTLLSLFTAFMAYHAKDIQMSYQYAPLLPEDDPAYIEYEAFAEVFGNEGNLMVIGVKDKDFFQLNNYKNWTRLSARIDSIEGVSSVFSVSESYNLIKNTKEKRFEIEPLFAGKVSSQYELDSIKNKFYQLPFYQSNIYNKSKDAYLMAITLEPHILESPERVGLIEQIVKMGDEYTSKTKINIHYSGLPYIRVTTAEMVKKELNMFIFMALGITAIILFLFFKSFKVMLFSMLVVGMAVIWALGTQALFGFKITILTGMIPPLIIVIGIPNSVFLLNKYHQEYRKHGNKIKALQRVICKIGNATFLTNLTTASGFATFIFTSSRILVEFGIIAAINIIGVFILSLLLIPIIFSFLSVPKKRHLNHLDNKAVNKIVDKLVYISLNHRNTVYITTGVILILGIIGITKIKTTGYMLDDIPHEDPLYLDLKFFEENFDGLMPLEIMIDTQKPNGVLKASNLKKMDLLNKKLSSHPDISNALSLTEVVKFARQGFYNGNPKYYGIPSNQERNFLLSYVSKGEGEQQQVISTFIDSLKQKTRLSYRLKDIGTTKMTELNESIRETMHEIFPQERYSTSVTGASVLFFKGTKYLIRNLFVSLLLAIILIASFMAWMFSSKRMVIVSLIPNLIPLLMTAALMGYFGIPIKPSTILVFSIAFGISVDDTIHYLAKYRQELGETNWSIKAAVVLALKETGVSMIYTSIILFFGFGIFGFSEFGGTVALGILVAVTLLIALVSNLILLPSLLLTLEKQITNKSFREPLLHIFNEDEDIEINELKIEKEKVNSIEEN, from the coding sequence ATGTGGATTTTTATTGCTCGCACCATATTAAAAAACAGAATATTGTTTTTAACCCTTTTATCGCTGTTTACCGCTTTTATGGCTTACCATGCCAAAGATATTCAGATGTCGTACCAATATGCGCCTCTTTTACCTGAAGACGATCCTGCCTATATTGAATACGAAGCCTTTGCTGAAGTTTTTGGTAACGAAGGAAACTTAATGGTAATAGGTGTTAAGGACAAAGATTTCTTTCAACTGAACAATTATAAAAATTGGACCAGATTAAGTGCCCGTATTGACTCTATCGAAGGTGTCAGCTCTGTATTTTCTGTTTCAGAATCCTATAACCTCATTAAAAACACCAAGGAAAAACGATTTGAAATAGAGCCTTTATTCGCAGGCAAGGTATCATCACAATATGAACTTGACTCCATTAAAAATAAGTTTTATCAACTGCCTTTTTACCAGAGTAACATTTACAATAAAAGTAAGGACGCATATTTAATGGCCATTACCCTAGAACCTCATATTTTAGAAAGTCCAGAACGGGTAGGCCTTATTGAACAAATCGTAAAAATGGGGGATGAGTACACTTCTAAAACAAAAATAAATATTCATTATTCAGGACTACCTTACATCCGGGTTACCACTGCTGAAATGGTAAAAAAAGAACTGAATATGTTCATTTTCATGGCCTTAGGAATTACAGCCATCATTCTATTTTTGTTTTTCAAGTCCTTTAAGGTAATGTTGTTTTCAATGCTAGTGGTAGGAATGGCTGTTATATGGGCACTGGGCACACAAGCCTTATTTGGCTTTAAGATTACCATACTAACAGGTATGATACCTCCACTTATTATTGTAATTGGTATTCCTAATTCAGTATTTCTCCTTAACAAATACCATCAGGAATATCGGAAACACGGCAATAAAATAAAAGCATTACAACGTGTTATTTGTAAAATAGGGAATGCAACCTTTTTAACCAACCTTACAACAGCATCAGGGTTTGCAACATTTATATTTACCAGTAGCCGTATATTAGTTGAATTTGGAATCATCGCTGCCATCAATATTATTGGTGTATTTATCCTATCATTACTACTGATACCCATTATCTTTAGTTTTTTATCAGTTCCTAAAAAACGACATCTCAACCACCTGGATAACAAAGCCGTTAATAAAATAGTAGATAAACTAGTTTATATATCATTAAATCATCGAAATACAGTGTACATTACCACTGGAGTCATTTTGATACTCGGTATTATAGGAATCACTAAGATTAAAACGACGGGTTACATGCTCGATGATATACCACATGAAGATCCGCTCTACCTCGATCTTAAGTTTTTTGAAGAAAACTTTGATGGCTTAATGCCGCTGGAAATAATGATTGACACCCAAAAACCCAATGGTGTTCTTAAAGCAAGCAACCTAAAAAAGATGGACTTGTTAAATAAAAAGCTTTCTTCTCACCCTGATATATCCAATGCCCTATCTCTAACAGAGGTTGTTAAGTTTGCACGACAAGGGTTTTACAACGGTAATCCTAAATACTATGGCATTCCAAGTAATCAAGAGAGAAACTTTTTATTATCCTACGTATCCAAGGGAGAAGGAGAACAACAGCAGGTTATTAGTACCTTTATCGATTCCCTCAAACAAAAAACAAGGCTGAGTTATCGTCTAAAAGATATTGGTACCACAAAAATGACTGAGCTCAACGAATCAATACGTGAAACCATGCACGAAATATTTCCACAAGAGAGGTATAGCACTTCGGTTACTGGAGCCAGTGTATTATTTTTTAAGGGAACCAAATATCTTATTCGTAATTTATTTGTCAGCTTACTATTGGCCATCATTTTAATAGCCTCTTTTATGGCTTGGATGTTTTCTTCAAAACGTATGGTTATCGTTTCACTTATACCTAATTTAATACCCTTACTAATGACAGCTGCCCTAATGGGCTACTTTGGCATTCCCATCAAACCATCAACTATATTGGTTTTCAGTATTGCCTTTGGTATTTCAGTGGACGATACCATCCATTATCTGGCCAAATACCGTCAAGAACTAGGCGAAACAAACTGGAGTATTAAAGCAGCGGTAGTCCTAGCCCTCAAGGAAACAGGCGTAAGCATGATATATACATCCATCATCTTATTTTTTGGTTTTGGTATTTTCGGATTTTCAGAGTTTGGAGGTACTGTAGCACTGGGTATACTGGTAGCAGTAACCTTATTAATAGCCCTTGTTTCAAACTTAATATTGTTACCTTCGTTACTATTAACATTAGAAAAACAAATTACCAATAAATCCTTTAGAGAACCATTGCTTCATATCTTCAATGAAGATGAAGATATTGAAATTAACGAGTTGAAAATAGAAAAAGAAAAAGTTAACTCAATAGAAGAAAATTAA
- a CDS encoding polyprenyl synthetase family protein yields the protein MLNIKETQQLVNAELKKINFTTEPLALYAPIEYTLAQGGKRIRPVLCLMAAQLFGHAPQKVIYPALGLEIFHNFTLLHDDIMDNAEVRRNNPTVHKKWDTNTAILSGDAMMIKAHQFICNCEDSKLPKVITLFNEVALGVCEGQQYDMEFETRKDVSVEDYIKMISLKTAILLAGSLKMGAILANASEEEADLIYQFGMNIGLAFQLQDDYLDTFGNQDTFGKKIGGDIIANKKTFLLLTALKKAEKEDKRNLINWITVEHDNHNLKIEEVKKIYQKLAVDTDSKNKMNEYYEKAIQCLGEIKGNESVKKELKNFASQLMQRIN from the coding sequence ATGCTCAATATAAAAGAAACACAGCAACTGGTGAATGCTGAACTAAAAAAAATAAATTTTACAACTGAGCCTCTGGCACTATATGCACCTATAGAATATACCCTTGCACAAGGTGGAAAGCGTATTCGACCCGTATTATGTCTTATGGCAGCACAATTATTCGGTCATGCACCCCAAAAAGTCATATACCCTGCACTAGGACTGGAAATATTCCATAATTTTACCTTGTTGCACGACGATATTATGGACAATGCTGAAGTACGCAGGAACAATCCCACCGTACATAAAAAATGGGACACCAATACAGCTATATTATCAGGAGATGCCATGATGATTAAAGCACATCAGTTTATTTGCAACTGTGAGGACTCTAAATTACCCAAAGTTATCACACTTTTTAATGAAGTAGCCTTGGGTGTTTGCGAAGGTCAGCAATACGATATGGAGTTTGAAACACGCAAAGATGTTTCGGTAGAAGACTACATTAAAATGATCAGCCTCAAAACCGCTATTTTATTAGCCGGAAGCCTAAAGATGGGAGCCATATTAGCCAATGCTTCCGAAGAAGAAGCCGACCTTATCTACCAATTTGGAATGAATATAGGATTGGCCTTTCAACTACAAGATGACTATTTAGATACTTTTGGAAATCAGGACACTTTTGGCAAAAAAATAGGAGGTGATATTATTGCCAATAAAAAAACTTTTTTACTGTTGACCGCGTTAAAAAAGGCAGAAAAAGAAGATAAAAGAAACCTAATTAATTGGATTACCGTAGAACATGACAATCATAACTTAAAAATTGAAGAGGTAAAAAAGATATATCAAAAATTAGCAGTTGATACGGATTCAAAAAACAAAATGAACGAGTATTATGAAAAAGCGATTCAATGCCTAGGAGAAATTAAGGGGAATGAGTCCGTAAAAAAAGAATTAAAAAACTTTGCTTCACAACTAATGCAAAGAATTAATTAG